One window of Chryseobacterium indologenes genomic DNA carries:
- a CDS encoding cytochrome d ubiquinol oxidase subunit II, with translation MIYVVIGFLWLSICLYIILGGADFGAGIVELFTNKKARHKTQEIMYESIAPVWEANHMWLIIAIVILFVGFPEIYTTMSTYLHIPLVLMLVGIIARGTAFTFRHYDAVKDNWQVLYTQIFYYASLLTPFFLGLIAAATVSHSINPDAVSFVDLYIFSWLNWFGVSVGLFTVALCAYLASIFSLRETRDKADLLLMIRKSKQTMIFVVITGILVFLTAYISDIPLLMWVFSKPLGIMAIAFATIALLLILRALNRQKLLPVRALAGFQMVMILVAATYQHNPNIILLGNGQHLSLLEHMAPEKTIAALGWALMLGSLFILPFLFYLMASFSKLRK, from the coding sequence ATGATCTACGTTGTTATAGGTTTTCTCTGGCTTTCCATCTGTCTTTATATTATTCTGGGAGGAGCCGATTTCGGAGCTGGTATTGTAGAGCTTTTCACCAATAAAAAAGCAAGACATAAGACTCAGGAAATCATGTATGAATCTATTGCTCCTGTTTGGGAAGCCAATCATATGTGGCTGATCATCGCAATTGTGATTCTTTTTGTAGGGTTTCCCGAAATTTATACTACCATGTCTACCTATCTGCATATTCCTTTGGTATTGATGCTTGTAGGCATTATTGCAAGAGGAACAGCATTTACCTTCAGACACTATGATGCTGTGAAAGACAACTGGCAGGTTTTATATACCCAGATTTTCTATTACGCGAGTCTTTTAACACCTTTCTTTTTAGGGTTAATTGCTGCGGCAACAGTTTCCCACTCTATCAATCCTGACGCGGTAAGTTTTGTGGATTTATATATTTTTAGCTGGCTGAACTGGTTTGGAGTTTCTGTGGGGCTATTCACTGTAGCATTGTGCGCTTATCTGGCTTCTATCTTTTCATTGAGGGAGACCCGTGATAAAGCAGATCTTTTGCTGATGATAAGAAAGTCCAAGCAAACGATGATCTTTGTGGTCATTACCGGAATATTGGTGTTTTTAACAGCTTATATTTCAGATATTCCTCTTTTGATGTGGGTATTTTCAAAACCTTTGGGAATTATGGCTATTGCCTTTGCAACGATTGCTTTATTACTTATTTTAAGAGCATTAAACCGACAAAAACTACTTCCTGTACGTGCATTGGCAGGATTTCAGATGGTCATGATTTTAGTAGCTGCAACGTATCAGCATAATCCGAATATTATTCTATTAGGAAACGGACAGCATCTTTCATTACTGGAACATATGGCCCCTGAAAAAACTATTGCCGCATTGGGATGGGCTTTGATGCTGGGTTCATTATTTATTCTTCCCTTTTTATTTTATCTGATGGCATCGTTCAGTAAACTTAGAAAATAA
- a CDS encoding T9SS type A sorting domain-containing protein, producing MRKLITTSIVLVSSLINAQINLIPDSNFGNNSTVDLGSDVTAFLSYHFLNDKIMVQNYDLVDPDLTYSRVTMLNNNGSLDGSFGTGGSFLFPKNYNANEDADFVYHLTSSHLFMFSGRKYLYNGTLDQTYGTNGQSLSYHPSEIYRKVLPDGKLIIRTINNFYRYTQSGNLDTTFGTNGSLVSNNLLTNYGYPTFDYHQEFVPLFSDNSVLEYDGNYSHFRKMNYTTGYYDTNFGVNGDAQFSTGTSATIMKFRVLNDNSFINYLFDNNTNFLTKTLSTGMLDNSFGNNGRIDLPSNISATNLLYNQDFAAVNDNNFIIPVFDDNYPKKMYLANFNNNGLSTINSQNLLDTGITTAMVNPDDKVFISVKDGYLYLFVNPRFIKRYLISENTLNTRENINKTDEISFNNPFKDELHFKTTEKIKFTEIYDEAGKLVLKNSGQKDNNTSALPKGVYIIKITKENGQIISKKAIKN from the coding sequence ATGAGAAAATTAATTACTACAAGTATTGTATTGGTCAGTTCCTTGATCAATGCACAAATTAACTTAATCCCAGATTCTAATTTTGGAAATAATAGTACAGTTGATTTAGGATCAGATGTTACTGCATTTCTTTCTTACCATTTTTTAAATGACAAAATAATGGTTCAAAATTATGATCTTGTAGATCCGGATCTTACTTACTCCAGAGTTACAATGCTCAATAATAATGGTAGCTTAGATGGTAGTTTTGGTACAGGTGGTTCTTTTCTTTTCCCGAAAAACTACAATGCTAACGAAGATGCAGATTTTGTGTATCATCTTACTTCATCGCATCTATTCATGTTTTCTGGTAGAAAATATTTGTATAATGGAACTTTAGATCAAACTTATGGAACGAACGGACAATCGCTAAGCTATCATCCGTCAGAAATTTATCGGAAAGTACTTCCTGATGGCAAATTAATTATCAGAACCATAAATAATTTTTATCGATACACACAGTCAGGGAATTTAGATACGACTTTTGGTACCAATGGAAGTCTTGTGAGTAATAATCTTTTAACAAATTATGGCTATCCAACTTTTGATTACCATCAGGAATTCGTTCCATTATTTTCGGACAATTCTGTTTTAGAATACGATGGTAATTATTCTCATTTTAGAAAGATGAATTACACCACGGGTTATTATGATACTAATTTCGGGGTGAACGGAGATGCTCAATTTTCTACAGGAACTTCTGCTACGATTATGAAATTTCGTGTTTTGAATGACAATTCTTTCATTAATTATTTATTTGATAATAATACTAACTTTTTAACGAAAACATTATCAACGGGAATGTTAGATAATTCTTTTGGAAATAATGGTAGAATTGATTTACCAAGTAACATAAGTGCTACAAATTTATTGTACAACCAGGATTTTGCTGCGGTCAATGATAATAATTTTATTATTCCTGTTTTCGATGATAACTATCCGAAAAAGATGTACCTCGCCAATTTCAATAATAATGGATTAAGTACAATAAACAGTCAGAATCTTTTAGATACAGGAATTACCACTGCTATGGTAAATCCTGATGACAAAGTATTTATTTCTGTAAAAGATGGTTATCTCTATCTTTTTGTAAATCCTAGATTTATCAAAAGATATTTAATCTCAGAAAATACTTTGAATACGCGTGAAAATATAAACAAGACTGACGAAATTAGTTTTAACAATCCTTTCAAAGATGAATTACATTTTAAAACCACAGAAAAAATAAAATTTACCGAAATTTATGATGAAGCTGGGAAATTGGTCTTGAAAAATTCAGGACAAAAAGACAACAATACTTCTGCGCTTCCAAAAGGGGTTTATATTATTAAAATAACCAAGGAAAATGGGCAGATAATTTCTAAAAAAGCAATTAAGAATTAA
- a CDS encoding ClbS/DfsB family four-helix bundle protein — MQSYKDKTELIEELKKRFQLYDQEFDDIKEDEKDLQSGVDKTPSQNISYQLGWTHLLLQWESDEKKGIDVKTPTPEYKWNNLKGLYQSFYDQYGSYSLQEQRALLQNQVNEIIAWIESLDDDTLFIPGQRKWATTPAQWPVWKWIHINTVAPFKNFRNQLRKWKKEKGTE; from the coding sequence ATGCAGAGCTATAAGGATAAAACAGAACTTATTGAAGAGCTGAAGAAAAGATTCCAGCTTTACGATCAGGAATTTGATGATATTAAAGAAGACGAAAAAGACCTTCAATCCGGAGTTGACAAAACTCCATCACAAAACATTTCTTATCAGCTGGGCTGGACTCACCTGCTTTTGCAATGGGAATCTGATGAAAAAAAGGGAATTGATGTTAAAACACCTACTCCTGAATACAAATGGAATAACCTGAAGGGATTATATCAGTCATTTTATGATCAATACGGATCTTATAGCTTACAAGAGCAAAGAGCATTATTACAAAATCAGGTTAATGAAATTATTGCATGGATAGAAAGCCTTGATGACGATACATTATTCATTCCGGGACAAAGAAAATGGGCAACTACACCGGCTCAATGGCCCGTCTGGAAATGGATTCATATCAATACCGTAGCTCCGTTTAAGAACTTCAGAAATCAGCTTCGGAAATGGAAAAAAGAAAAAGGTACAGAATAG
- a CDS encoding DUF5684 domain-containing protein — MLTLLQTDPYNGTDAVSGAAAAGLGIGTMFFGLLCYIFYGYCMYKIFQKAGRQDAWAAFIPIYNSIVLLEIVKKPIWWIILFFIPLVNIYACWVVYDRLAKGFAKETPLYTILILLFGFIFIPVLGLGSDRYDSKLVPND, encoded by the coding sequence ATGTTAACTCTTTTACAAACAGATCCTTATAATGGGACAGATGCAGTGTCTGGAGCAGCCGCTGCAGGATTAGGGATCGGAACAATGTTCTTCGGCTTACTATGCTATATTTTCTATGGATACTGCATGTACAAAATCTTTCAGAAAGCAGGAAGACAAGATGCCTGGGCTGCTTTTATCCCGATTTATAATTCAATAGTATTGCTGGAGATCGTGAAGAAACCAATATGGTGGATCATTCTGTTCTTTATCCCGTTGGTAAACATCTATGCATGCTGGGTTGTATATGACAGACTGGCGAAAGGTTTTGCCAAAGAAACTCCTCTTTACACTATTCTGATTCTCCTTTTTGGATTTATCTTTATTCCTGTGTTGGGACTTGGCAGTGATCGTTATGATAGTAAACTGGTTCCCAATGATTAA
- the gyrB gene encoding DNA topoisomerase (ATP-hydrolyzing) subunit B — protein MSQKQYTASSIQALEGMEHVRMRPSMYIGDVGTRGLHHLVYEVVDNSIDEALAGYCDTIFVSIKEGNGIEVSDNGRGIPVDFHEKEQKSALEVVMTKIGAGGKFDKDSYKVSGGLHGVGVSCVNALSNEMVTTVYRDGNIYQQIYSKGKAQTQVEEIGHSEKRGTKQFFQPDDTIFTELIYNYDTLASRLRELSYLNKGITITLTDEREKLEDGSFRSEIFHSEGGLKEFVAYIDGNRESIMEHVIFMEGERDDIPVEVAMRYNTSFNENLHSYVNNINTHEGGTHLAGFRRALTRTLKKYADELGLPAKEKVEITGDDFREGLTAVISVKVMEPQFEGQTKTKLGNSEVSGAVDKIVGEMLTNFLEENPNEAKVIVQKVVLAAKARQAAKKAREMVQRKSPMGGSGLPGKLSDCSSKDPAESELFLVEGDSAGGTAKQGRDRHFQAILPLRGKILNVEKSMLHKVYDNEEIRNIYTALGVSVGTEEDSKALNMAKLRYHKIVIMTDADIDGSHISTLILTFFFRYMKELIENGYIYIAQPPLYLLKRGNKKVYAYNEKEREEFTLEMSPDGKGVEVQRYKGLGEMNPEQLWETTLNPEHRILKQVTIDNAVEADSVFSMLMGDEVPPRREFIEKNAKYAKIDA, from the coding sequence ATGAGTCAAAAACAATATACAGCTAGTAGTATTCAGGCATTGGAAGGAATGGAGCACGTTCGTATGCGTCCTTCAATGTACATTGGTGATGTAGGAACAAGAGGTCTTCACCATTTGGTTTATGAAGTAGTAGATAACTCTATTGACGAGGCATTGGCAGGATACTGCGACACGATCTTCGTTAGCATCAAGGAAGGAAACGGAATTGAAGTAAGTGATAACGGTAGAGGTATCCCGGTTGATTTCCACGAAAAAGAGCAGAAATCAGCTCTTGAAGTTGTAATGACAAAAATTGGAGCCGGTGGTAAGTTTGATAAAGACTCTTACAAAGTTTCAGGAGGACTTCACGGAGTTGGGGTATCATGTGTGAATGCACTTTCCAACGAAATGGTAACTACTGTTTACAGAGACGGAAATATTTATCAGCAGATTTATTCTAAAGGAAAAGCTCAGACTCAGGTTGAAGAGATCGGACATAGCGAGAAAAGAGGTACAAAGCAGTTTTTCCAGCCGGATGATACCATTTTTACGGAACTGATTTACAACTATGATACATTAGCAAGCCGTTTAAGAGAACTTTCTTACCTTAATAAAGGAATTACCATTACGCTTACTGATGAAAGAGAAAAATTGGAAGACGGTTCTTTCCGCTCAGAAATTTTTCATTCTGAAGGAGGGTTGAAAGAATTTGTTGCTTATATCGATGGTAACCGTGAATCTATTATGGAGCACGTGATTTTCATGGAAGGTGAAAGAGACGATATTCCTGTTGAAGTGGCGATGCGTTATAACACGTCATTCAACGAAAATCTTCACTCTTACGTTAACAATATTAATACCCACGAAGGAGGTACCCACCTTGCAGGTTTCAGAAGAGCTTTAACAAGAACGTTAAAGAAATATGCAGATGAATTGGGACTTCCAGCTAAAGAAAAAGTAGAAATTACCGGTGATGACTTCCGTGAGGGATTGACAGCTGTAATTTCTGTAAAAGTAATGGAACCTCAGTTTGAAGGACAGACTAAAACAAAATTAGGGAACTCTGAAGTTTCCGGTGCTGTTGATAAAATTGTAGGGGAGATGCTTACAAACTTCCTGGAAGAGAACCCTAATGAAGCTAAGGTAATCGTTCAAAAAGTTGTTTTAGCTGCTAAGGCAAGACAGGCTGCGAAAAAAGCCCGTGAAATGGTTCAGAGAAAATCTCCAATGGGAGGTTCTGGTCTTCCCGGGAAACTTTCTGACTGTTCATCCAAAGACCCGGCCGAATCTGAACTATTTCTTGTAGAGGGAGATTCTGCAGGTGGAACAGCTAAACAGGGAAGAGACAGACATTTCCAGGCTATTCTTCCTCTGAGAGGTAAAATTTTGAACGTAGAGAAATCTATGCTCCATAAAGTATATGACAACGAGGAAATCAGAAATATCTATACTGCCCTTGGAGTATCTGTAGGTACTGAAGAAGACAGCAAAGCTTTGAATATGGCGAAGCTTAGATATCATAAAATTGTGATTATGACCGATGCTGATATCGATGGTTCTCACATTTCTACTCTGATTCTTACTTTCTTCTTCAGGTATATGAAAGAACTTATTGAGAACGGATATATCTATATTGCTCAACCACCTTTATACCTATTGAAGAGAGGTAACAAAAAGGTGTATGCTTACAATGAAAAAGAACGTGAAGAATTTACTTTAGAAATGTCTCCGGACGGAAAAGGAGTAGAAGTACAACGTTACAAAGGTCTTGGGGAAATGAATCCTGAACAGCTTTGGGAAACAACCCTGAATCCTGAACACAGAATTCTGAAACAGGTAACCATTGATAATGCAGTGGAAGCAGACAGTGTTTTCTCAATGTTGATGGGAGATGAAGTTCCGCCAAGAAGAGAGTTTATCGAGAAAAATGCGAAATATGCAAAAATTGATGCATAA
- a CDS encoding cytochrome ubiquinol oxidase subunit I, translating to MDDFIAARAQMALSLGFHIIFSCVGMVMPFLMAFAHWKYLKTNNEIYKGLTKAWSKGVAILFATGAVSGTMLSFELGLLWPGFMKHAGPIFGMPFSLEGTAFFIEAIAIGFFLYGWERFNKWFHWFCGFLVGVSGLASGILVVAANSWMNSPTGFDYINGQYLNIDPIKAMFNDAWFPQALHMTVAAFCATGFAVAGVHAFMIMRKRNIEFHTKAFRIAVGFALIGAFGAPLSGDVAAKSVAERQPIKLAAMEAHFETEKGASFIVGGIPDEDKEEVKYAVKIPKVLSFLVSNDFNAEVKGLKDFPRDEWPPVAVVHYAFQIMIFFGVVMIGIGVIYLYSFFFRKEWLSKNWLLKTFLIATPFGYIALEAGWTVTEVGRQPWIIYGIMRTVDAVTPMPGIQYSFYFFTAIFISLSMILIFLLRRQIQMVPKLYDPTDPQFNDKNKKS from the coding sequence ATGGATGATTTTATAGCTGCCCGTGCCCAGATGGCGCTTTCACTGGGCTTTCATATTATATTCTCCTGTGTGGGTATGGTGATGCCTTTTCTCATGGCTTTTGCCCACTGGAAATACCTAAAGACCAATAATGAAATATATAAAGGACTTACAAAAGCGTGGAGCAAAGGAGTAGCCATTCTTTTTGCTACCGGAGCTGTTTCGGGAACAATGCTTTCTTTTGAGCTGGGGCTTTTATGGCCTGGTTTTATGAAACATGCCGGTCCTATTTTCGGAATGCCTTTTTCTCTTGAGGGAACAGCCTTTTTCATTGAGGCTATTGCCATCGGGTTCTTTTTATATGGATGGGAAAGATTCAACAAATGGTTTCACTGGTTCTGCGGATTTCTTGTGGGAGTAAGCGGGCTTGCTTCCGGAATTCTGGTAGTAGCAGCCAATTCATGGATGAATTCTCCAACGGGTTTTGATTATATAAATGGGCAATACCTTAACATAGATCCTATTAAAGCGATGTTCAACGATGCATGGTTTCCACAGGCTCTTCACATGACTGTTGCTGCATTTTGTGCAACGGGATTTGCTGTAGCCGGAGTTCATGCTTTTATGATCATGCGAAAAAGAAATATTGAATTTCATACCAAAGCTTTTAGAATTGCGGTAGGTTTTGCTCTTATCGGTGCATTCGGAGCACCTTTAAGCGGTGATGTTGCCGCAAAATCGGTAGCAGAACGACAACCGATAAAACTGGCTGCTATGGAAGCTCATTTTGAAACTGAAAAAGGTGCTTCATTTATCGTTGGGGGAATTCCTGACGAAGACAAAGAAGAGGTGAAATATGCTGTTAAGATTCCAAAGGTTTTAAGTTTTCTGGTGAGCAATGATTTCAATGCTGAAGTAAAAGGTCTTAAAGATTTTCCGAGAGATGAATGGCCTCCGGTTGCAGTTGTTCATTACGCTTTTCAGATTATGATCTTTTTCGGAGTGGTCATGATTGGTATTGGAGTTATTTATTTATATTCCTTTTTCTTCAGAAAGGAATGGCTGAGTAAAAACTGGCTGCTAAAAACCTTTTTAATAGCAACACCTTTTGGATATATTGCCTTGGAAGCGGGATGGACGGTGACGGAAGTGGGAAGACAGCCGTGGATTATTTACGGAATTATGAGAACAGTAGATGCTGTTACCCCAATGCCTGGAATACAGTATTCCTTCTACTTCTTTACTGCAATTTTCATATCATTATCGATGATTCTTATCTTCCTTTTAAGAAGACAGATTCAAATGGTACCGAAACTTTACGATCCTACCGACCCTCAGTTTAACGATAAAAACAAAAAATCATGA
- a CDS encoding DUF3857 domain-containing protein, with protein sequence MMKILVLGAFSIASLHFAQSYPASAIPENLKKNANVVIRKDFTTAQINKVDQIKYQYNTVITVLNKDGNDQATAYIPYDKARRISNVKLTIYDEAGKKIKSVSKSDFQDVANNPQGIFYSDNRVLVYSYTPAQYPYTVDFSYETDDENTVFIPDFVPFTSIKTSLEEAQFKIINTSGIELRTKIYPSKYNYASVIENGGANDKTYSYKNVPAIDDAFMIPQPVKILPSVNFALAKFSLAGKQGTLNSWTDFGTWIYNDLLIPVSASTPAIKAEVASLQLQGSVEDKVKKIYQYMQNKSRYIAVALGIGGWQPMMPDEVQKKGYGDCKGLTNYMKVLLNEAGIPSNYCIITSGRSQVSFDPEFPSMGGNHVILMVPTEKGNIWLENTSQQMAFNHLSYSTTDRNVLAVTPKGIELINTPVYKAEQNKEKQVLKINLNEDNSIAGTGNFYYTGNQYDYNLRFVNLNPKEKNDAVKANFDILNFEKVEMKNFNNDRDNAVITYDLDFKTNNFSKKAGNSLLFRSVPIFSDVVYKTDENRELPFEVNMSFEDEYEIAFVLPLGYKIDETPDNSNITSEFGSYKLSFVKNDNQIKVIRKMQINKGLYPKEKYNDYISFRKKILNMDNSKILITKI encoded by the coding sequence ATGATGAAAATATTAGTTCTTGGGGCTTTCTCTATTGCCTCATTACATTTTGCACAAAGCTATCCTGCTTCTGCAATTCCTGAGAATTTAAAGAAAAATGCTAATGTTGTTATACGAAAAGATTTTACAACAGCTCAGATAAACAAAGTTGATCAGATAAAATATCAGTATAATACGGTTATTACAGTTTTAAACAAAGATGGTAATGATCAGGCTACAGCTTATATTCCTTATGATAAAGCAAGACGTATTTCAAATGTAAAACTGACTATCTACGATGAAGCCGGAAAAAAGATTAAAAGTGTTTCAAAATCTGATTTTCAGGATGTAGCAAACAATCCCCAGGGAATTTTTTATTCTGATAACAGAGTTCTGGTGTATTCTTATACACCGGCTCAATATCCTTATACCGTTGACTTTTCTTATGAAACTGATGATGAAAATACAGTTTTTATCCCTGACTTTGTACCTTTTACTTCTATCAAAACATCTCTGGAAGAAGCACAGTTTAAAATCATTAATACTTCAGGAATTGAGCTTCGCACTAAGATATATCCGTCAAAATACAATTATGCTTCTGTTATAGAAAATGGTGGCGCAAATGATAAAACTTATTCATACAAAAACGTACCTGCAATTGATGATGCTTTTATGATACCGCAGCCCGTTAAAATCTTGCCTTCAGTAAACTTTGCACTGGCAAAATTCAGCTTGGCAGGAAAGCAGGGAACTTTAAACAGCTGGACAGATTTCGGAACCTGGATTTATAATGATCTTCTGATACCGGTTTCAGCTTCTACTCCTGCTATCAAGGCAGAAGTGGCATCTTTACAACTGCAGGGATCTGTGGAAGATAAGGTGAAGAAAATTTATCAGTACATGCAGAACAAAAGCCGCTATATTGCTGTAGCATTAGGAATAGGCGGCTGGCAGCCTATGATGCCGGATGAGGTTCAGAAAAAAGGCTATGGAGACTGCAAGGGGCTTACGAATTATATGAAAGTTCTTCTGAATGAGGCGGGAATTCCTTCCAATTATTGTATCATTACTTCTGGTCGTTCGCAGGTTTCTTTTGATCCTGAATTTCCTTCCATGGGTGGAAACCACGTTATCCTGATGGTTCCGACTGAAAAGGGGAATATCTGGCTTGAAAATACTTCTCAGCAAATGGCTTTTAATCATTTAAGTTACAGTACAACCGATAGAAATGTACTGGCAGTGACCCCAAAGGGAATCGAACTTATCAATACACCGGTATATAAAGCAGAACAAAATAAAGAAAAGCAGGTGTTGAAAATTAACCTTAATGAGGATAACAGTATCGCCGGAACAGGAAACTTTTACTATACTGGAAATCAATATGATTATAATTTAAGGTTTGTAAATCTAAACCCAAAAGAGAAGAACGATGCCGTAAAAGCCAATTTTGACATTTTGAACTTTGAAAAAGTGGAAATGAAAAACTTTAACAATGACAGAGACAATGCTGTTATTACATACGATCTTGATTTTAAAACCAATAATTTCTCTAAAAAAGCAGGAAACAGCCTTTTATTCAGATCTGTACCCATTTTTTCTGATGTTGTTTATAAGACGGATGAGAACCGTGAACTTCCTTTTGAAGTCAATATGTCTTTCGAAGATGAATATGAAATTGCCTTTGTGCTTCCTTTGGGCTATAAAATTGATGAAACTCCGGATAACTCAAACATCACTTCTGAATTTGGATCATATAAGCTAAGCTTTGTTAAAAATGATAATCAGATAAAAGTGATCAGGAAAATGCAGATCAATAAAGGATTGTATCCAAAAGAAAAATATAATGATTACATCAGTTTCAGAAAGAAAATTCTGAATATGGATAATTCAAAAATTTTAATAACAAAAATATAA
- the lysS gene encoding lysine--tRNA ligase, translated as MQLSEQEIIRREKLNKLTEMGINAFPADEYTITDTTESIKQDFSESKQVKIAGRLMSRRIQGKASFAELQDSKGKIQVYFNRDEICPGEDKELYNEVYKHLLDIGDIIGIEGELFTTQVGEMTVLVKNFTLLTKALRPLPQAKTDENGVVHDGFTDPELRYRQRYVDLTVNPQVKEIFVKRTKLFNAMRTFFNDAGYFEVETPILQSIPGGAAAKPFITHHNALDIPLYLRIANELYLKRLIVGGFDGVYEFSKNFRNEGMDRTHNPEFTAMEIYVAYKDYNWMMDFTEKLLEFCATQVNGNAESTFGEHTINWKAPYPRVSMTEAILKYTGFDITGKTEKELYDFAKSIGIEVNETMGKGKLIDEIFGEKCEGNFIQPTFITDYPIEMSPLTKKHRSKEGLTERFELMVCGKEIANAYSELNDPIDQRERFEAQMTLSERGDDEAMFIDQDFLRALEYGMPPTSGLGIGMDRLIMFLTNNASIQEVLFFPQMRPEKAVPQIELGEDEKVILEILNSQEEAMSLAEVKERSQLSGKKWDKASKTLTKNNIVKVEKIDENLLMTLV; from the coding sequence ATGCAATTATCAGAACAAGAAATCATTAGAAGAGAAAAGCTGAATAAGCTTACTGAAATGGGGATTAATGCGTTCCCTGCGGATGAGTATACCATTACAGATACTACAGAATCTATAAAACAGGACTTTTCTGAAAGTAAACAGGTGAAGATCGCTGGTAGATTGATGTCCCGCAGAATTCAGGGGAAGGCTTCTTTCGCAGAATTGCAGGATTCTAAAGGAAAAATCCAGGTTTACTTCAACAGAGACGAGATCTGTCCAGGTGAAGATAAAGAACTATATAATGAAGTATACAAACACCTTTTGGATATTGGTGATATTATCGGTATCGAAGGAGAATTGTTTACTACGCAGGTAGGAGAGATGACGGTTTTAGTAAAGAACTTTACACTTCTTACAAAGGCTTTGCGTCCTCTTCCTCAGGCTAAAACTGACGAAAACGGTGTTGTACATGACGGTTTTACAGATCCTGAATTAAGATACAGACAGCGTTATGTAGATTTAACGGTAAACCCTCAGGTTAAAGAAATTTTCGTGAAGAGAACAAAATTGTTCAATGCCATGAGAACATTCTTCAACGATGCAGGGTACTTTGAAGTAGAAACTCCTATTTTACAGTCAATTCCTGGTGGAGCGGCAGCAAAACCGTTTATCACGCACCACAATGCATTAGATATCCCATTATATTTAAGAATTGCCAATGAATTATATCTGAAAAGATTGATCGTAGGTGGTTTTGATGGAGTATATGAGTTCTCTAAAAACTTCAGAAATGAAGGGATGGACAGAACGCATAACCCTGAGTTTACCGCTATGGAGATCTATGTAGCATACAAAGACTACAACTGGATGATGGATTTCACTGAGAAATTATTGGAATTCTGTGCCACTCAGGTGAATGGAAATGCAGAATCTACTTTCGGTGAACACACGATCAACTGGAAAGCTCCTTATCCAAGAGTTTCCATGACAGAAGCGATTCTGAAATATACAGGATTTGATATTACAGGAAAAACTGAGAAGGAATTATACGATTTTGCCAAGTCTATCGGTATTGAAGTAAACGAGACGATGGGGAAAGGAAAATTAATTGATGAGATCTTCGGTGAGAAATGTGAAGGAAACTTTATTCAGCCGACATTCATTACAGATTATCCGATCGAAATGTCTCCGCTGACAAAGAAACACAGAAGCAAAGAAGGCTTAACAGAGCGTTTTGAATTAATGGTATGTGGTAAAGAAATTGCCAATGCGTATTCAGAGCTTAATGATCCTATTGATCAGAGAGAACGTTTTGAAGCACAGATGACTTTATCTGAAAGAGGAGACGATGAGGCAATGTTCATCGATCAGGACTTCTTAAGAGCATTGGAATATGGTATGCCGCCAACTTCAGGGTTAGGAATTGGTATGGACAGATTAATCATGTTCTTAACGAACAATGCATCCATCCAGGAAGTGTTATTCTTCCCTCAGATGAGACCTGAAAAAGCAGTTCCACAGATTGAACTGGGAGAAGATGAAAAGGTAATCCTTGAAATCCTTAATTCTCAGGAAGAAGCAATGTCTTTAGCTGAAGTAAAAGAAAGAAGCCAGCTATCCGGTAAAAAATGGGATAAAGCTTCCAAAACTCTTACAAAGAACAATATTGTGAAAGTAGAGAAAATTGATGAAAATCTTTTGATGACATTGGTTTAG